A DNA window from Callospermophilus lateralis isolate mCalLat2 chromosome X, mCalLat2.hap1, whole genome shotgun sequence contains the following coding sequences:
- the LOC143638505 gene encoding centromere protein V-like protein 3 — MGRARQRASAQRRKQKRPGDPPATCAAVAVMGTSRARCPAVQVGVGSQAEGRERAAAKRRRGKARRKLWWRRVRETCAKNLLLPPQLRNQRALMPTPAAPAKSPGELDLGAQRERWEKFRKLRGLSCEGAAKFLLDTFEFPGLVYHTGGCHCGAVRFAAWAPEDLHVVECSCRLCKKKQHRHFLVPAERFTLLQGAESMVTYPSNTHPALHSFCSRCGVQSFHAAESDPRVYGVAPHCLDAGTVRSMVIEEVDGEAWAQEATEEEEEEDDIMQNASIEMAPACPGQEEQ, encoded by the coding sequence ATGGGCAGAGCAAGGCAAAGAGCCAGCGCTCAGCGGCGGAAGCAAAAGCGTCCCGGGGATCCTCCAGCCACCTGCGCAGCCGTCGCGGTCATGGGCACTAGCCGCGCGCGGTGCCCAGCTGTCCAAGTCGGGGTCGGGAGCCAGGCGGAAGGCAGGGAGCGCGCGGCAGCCAAGAGGCGGCGGGGAAAGGCGCGGCGCAAGCTCTGGTGGCGGCGGGTCCGGGAGACCTGCGCCAAGAATCTGCTGCTCCCGCCGCAGCTGCGGAACCAGCGGGCGCTCATGCCCACCCCAGCGGCCCCCGCCAAGTCCCCGGGTGAGCTGGACCTGGGCGCGCAGCGCGAGCGCTGGGAGAAGTTCCGCAAGCTGCGGGGCCTGAGCTGCGAGGGTGCCGCCAAGTTCCTGTTGGACACCTTCGAGTTCCCGGGCCTGGTGTACCACACCGGGGGCTGCCACTGTGGCGCTGTCCGCTTTGCGGCATGGGCCCCTGAGGATCTGCACGTGGTGGAGTGCAGCTGCAGGCTGTGCAAGAAGAAGCAGCACCGCCACTTCCTAGTCCCTGCAGAGCGCTTCACGCTGCTGCAGGGCGCCGAGAGCATGGTCACCTACCCGTCCAACACGCACCCGGCGCTGCACAGCTTCTGCAGCAGGTGCGGGGTGCAGAGCTTCCACGCTGCGGAATCCGACCCACGCGTGTATGGCGTCGCCCCGCACTGCCTGGATGCGGGCACTGTGCGCAGCATGGTCATCGAGGAGGTCGATGGTGAAGCTTGGGCGCAGGAGGCCactgaagaggaggaggaggaagacgaCATCATGCAGAACGCATCCATCGAGATGGCCCCTGCCTGTCCTGGCCAAGAGGAGCAGTGA